The Chitinophaga sp. H8 genome contains a region encoding:
- a CDS encoding PASTA domain-containing protein: MFEAITKRPFWFNVLAVIVFFFVLAIIFFSLLGAITKHGQTLTVPDVRGKSVNEAMMILEKAGFEADVRDSIYIDTIPALAVWEQTPEKGSEVKVNRTIYLTVNKVIPPMVLMPDLEGLTFRSAEMTLHSRRLNVGDTIYKPDFATNTVLQQLLNGKPIKPGKNVPEGSSISLVLSSGTGSIENPVPNLVGLTYAEAREALSASNLNLGTVLIDPGVSDTLNAYISRQIPARKNEMGDLNLVRAGESVDLWLVPVKPVKDSVIVTPE; this comes from the coding sequence GTGTTTGAAGCAATTACCAAGCGTCCATTTTGGTTTAACGTGCTGGCAGTCATTGTATTTTTCTTTGTGCTGGCAATCATTTTCTTTTCCCTGTTAGGTGCTATTACCAAACATGGACAAACATTAACAGTACCGGATGTACGGGGTAAAAGTGTAAATGAGGCGATGATGATACTGGAGAAAGCTGGCTTTGAAGCGGATGTCCGGGATTCTATTTATATTGATACCATTCCTGCACTCGCTGTTTGGGAACAAACCCCGGAGAAAGGATCAGAAGTGAAGGTAAACCGCACTATTTATCTTACGGTAAATAAAGTCATTCCTCCCATGGTATTGATGCCCGACCTGGAAGGCCTCACTTTCCGCAGTGCAGAAATGACCTTGCACAGCCGTCGCCTCAATGTGGGGGATACTATTTACAAACCGGATTTTGCAACAAATACCGTTTTGCAGCAATTACTGAATGGAAAGCCAATTAAACCTGGTAAAAACGTACCGGAAGGAAGCAGTATTTCGCTGGTGCTGAGTAGTGGCACTGGTAGTATAGAGAACCCGGTGCCTAATTTAGTAGGGCTTACCTATGCAGAAGCCAGGGAAGCATTGAGTGCGAGTAATCTTAATCTGGGGACAGTATTAATCGATCCGGGGGTAAGTGATACCTTGAATGCTTATATATCAAGGCAAATCCCTGCCCGTAAAAATGAGATGGGCGACCTGAACCTGGTGCGTGCCGGAGAGAGTGTGGACCTGTGGCTGGTACCTGTTAAGCCGGTAAAAGATAGTGTAATAGTAACTCCTGAATAA
- a CDS encoding D-alanine--D-alanine ligase — MKKNIALVAGGYSGEYVISVQSAAVIETNLDSNRYNVYKIIVTRENWLHTTTDGKVYPVDKNDFTLTIDGAKVKFDAVFIGIHGTPGEDGRLQGYFEMLNIPFTSCGMVTSAITFNKSYCNKIVAALNVVNVSKSMHVFSNQPYDAAQILQQLRLPVFVKPAEGGSSIGMSKVNEAAALQPAIEKAFKEDTQVLIEEFIKGRELTIGLYEVNGVLTVLPITEVVSSKEFFDYEAKYTPGVSNEITPAQVGEEVTQLVQHTASRLYRLLNCRGIVRIDFIWEEATGKLFFLEANTMPGQSENSLVPQQVRAAGKTLQDFYGELVENCLQNK, encoded by the coding sequence ATGAAGAAAAATATAGCTTTGGTAGCCGGTGGATATTCCGGTGAATATGTGATCTCTGTGCAAAGTGCGGCTGTAATTGAAACCAACCTTGATAGCAACAGGTACAATGTTTATAAAATAATTGTTACCCGGGAAAACTGGCTTCACACCACTACAGATGGCAAAGTATATCCGGTGGATAAAAATGACTTTACACTAACGATCGATGGGGCTAAGGTAAAATTTGATGCGGTTTTTATAGGTATTCATGGTACACCTGGCGAAGATGGCCGTTTGCAGGGATATTTCGAAATGCTGAATATACCGTTCACCAGCTGTGGTATGGTGACCTCGGCTATTACCTTCAATAAAAGCTATTGCAATAAAATTGTAGCAGCATTAAATGTGGTAAACGTCTCTAAATCAATGCATGTGTTCAGCAATCAGCCCTATGATGCGGCACAAATCTTGCAACAGTTGCGTTTGCCGGTATTTGTAAAACCTGCGGAAGGCGGCAGCAGTATAGGGATGTCCAAGGTAAATGAAGCCGCTGCGCTACAGCCTGCCATTGAAAAGGCCTTTAAAGAAGATACACAGGTGCTGATTGAAGAGTTTATCAAAGGCCGGGAACTTACCATAGGATTATATGAGGTAAATGGGGTACTAACCGTATTGCCAATTACTGAAGTGGTAAGCAGTAAAGAGTTTTTTGACTATGAAGCGAAATATACACCGGGTGTTTCTAATGAAATTACACCGGCCCAGGTAGGGGAAGAGGTAACACAGCTGGTACAGCATACGGCTTCCCGCCTGTATCGTTTGCTGAATTGCAGGGGGATTGTAAGGATTGACTTTATCTGGGAAGAGGCCACTGGTAAATTATTCTTCCTGGAAGCCAATACAATGCCTGGCCAATCAGAAAACAGCCTGGTGCCCCAACAGGTAAGGGCGGCAGGCAAAACATTACAGGATTTTTATGGAGAACTGGTAGAAAACTGTTTGCAAAACAAATAG
- a CDS encoding 4Fe-4S dicluster domain-containing protein, with the protein MAIKITDECINCGACEPECPNNAIYEGGVEWAMADGTTVKGSYTLMDGSAIDADQRNAPISVDAYYIVPNKCTECQGFHEEPQCAAVCPVDCCVPDEMYQETVDELMAKKEKLHL; encoded by the coding sequence ATGGCAATTAAGATAACAGACGAATGTATTAATTGTGGCGCTTGTGAACCAGAGTGCCCAAACAATGCCATTTATGAAGGAGGTGTAGAGTGGGCAATGGCAGATGGAACTACCGTCAAAGGTTCCTATACCCTGATGGATGGCAGCGCTATTGATGCCGACCAACGTAACGCTCCTATCAGCGTGGATGCTTATTATATTGTACCCAATAAATGTACAGAGTGCCAGGGCTTCCATGAAGAGCCACAATGTGCGGCTGTTTGCCCGGTTGATTGCTGCGTTCCGGATGAAATGTACCAGGAAACAGTGGATGAACTGATGGCCAAAAAAGAAAAATTACACCTGTAA
- a CDS encoding acyl-CoA reductase, which translates to MNRSEKEAALVRLGQYLASSNPALEAVKAQAFQHNGWFIPAFINKSLDNICQHYLSPAALHQWLEQYPAAAPAAPKTIGIVTAGNIPLVGFHDWLCGFVSGHQVKLKLSGKDEILMKHILGEMSSWYPEIAGQTVVMDILKDCDAYIATGSNNSARYFHYYFAKYPHIIRRNRTSIAVLTGQESRDELLALANDVMLYFGLGCRNVTKILVPAGYDFTPLLDALKHYDYLMDFHKYKNNYDYNLALLLLNSSTYLTNGSILLREEESLFSPISVLHYGYYEDAAALQKQLTGNEDLQCVVGQQYIPLGQAQQPSLTDYADGVDTLQFMLSL; encoded by the coding sequence ATGAACAGATCAGAAAAAGAAGCAGCCCTGGTGCGCCTGGGACAGTACCTGGCAAGCAGCAATCCCGCACTGGAAGCGGTAAAAGCGCAGGCTTTCCAGCATAATGGGTGGTTTATTCCGGCATTTATTAACAAGTCGCTGGACAATATTTGCCAACATTACCTGAGCCCGGCCGCCTTACACCAGTGGCTGGAGCAGTATCCTGCAGCCGCTCCGGCTGCCCCCAAAACCATTGGCATTGTAACAGCCGGTAATATTCCGCTGGTAGGCTTCCATGATTGGCTATGCGGATTTGTAAGCGGGCACCAGGTAAAGTTAAAACTGTCTGGCAAGGATGAAATACTGATGAAACACATCCTGGGAGAAATGAGTAGCTGGTATCCTGAAATAGCCGGACAAACAGTAGTAATGGACATTTTAAAGGACTGTGATGCCTATATTGCTACCGGCAGCAACAATTCTGCCCGGTATTTCCACTACTATTTTGCCAAATATCCGCATATTATCCGGCGTAACCGGACTTCTATCGCAGTACTGACAGGGCAGGAATCCCGTGATGAGCTGCTGGCCCTGGCCAATGACGTGATGCTCTATTTTGGGCTGGGATGCAGAAATGTGACCAAGATACTTGTTCCCGCCGGATATGACTTTACGCCATTGCTGGACGCATTGAAGCATTACGACTACCTGATGGATTTCCATAAGTACAAAAATAACTATGATTATAACCTGGCCTTGCTGCTGTTGAACAGCAGTACCTACCTCACGAACGGCAGCATTCTGCTACGAGAGGAAGAAAGTCTTTTCTCTCCTATCAGTGTACTACACTATGGTTATTATGAAGATGCCGCAGCACTTCAAAAACAATTAACCGGCAATGAAGATCTGCAATGTGTGGTGGGGCAGCAATACATTCCGCTGGGACAGGCACAGCAGCCTTCCCTCACGGATTATGCAGATGGCGTGGACACGCTTCAGTTTATGCTGTCTTTATAA
- a CDS encoding trypsin-like peptidase domain-containing protein yields the protein MKFRQIAATVLISAATAIASVFVYSKYMQPRQAGQFQNGSNDIPVNYARYTGAMPGTDTRANAVPPSDFTTAAKTAVPGVVHIKTKINPRQVSNGNGLQRKRSILQDLFGDEFFGDEFQGDGGGRRYYIPGQMASGSGVVISDDGYIVTNNHVVDDADEISVTLNSNRTYKAKVIGTDPNTDLAVIKIDAKGLPYLLYGNSDNVDIGQWVLAVGYPLNLEATVTAGIVSAKARAIGINTRQRRTAIESFIQTDAAVNQGNSGGALINTAGELIGINSAIASPTGAYAGYSYAIPVNLVKKVVNDLMKYGNVQRAYLGISYADPASYTDEDLKQQGITRDMAGVIVSDVTPAGAAQAAGVRKGDVITKVNGVVTSSFPEMSEQIGRYKPGDKITISYLRNSKEYTVDAVLKNLEGNTDIVKGTVLDKLGADLISLKQEDAARLGAKGGVLVNSINSGLLKRQTTMKPGFIILKAGNTTVTSIADLRKVLESQKNVQLLGIYNGQSGMYYYNLNMAGGEEF from the coding sequence ATGAAATTTCGACAAATAGCTGCAACCGTTCTTATTAGTGCGGCCACTGCCATTGCCAGCGTATTTGTGTACAGCAAGTACATGCAGCCCCGGCAAGCTGGTCAGTTTCAAAATGGATCGAACGATATCCCCGTTAACTATGCAAGGTACACGGGCGCTATGCCGGGTACGGATACCCGTGCAAATGCGGTTCCCCCCAGCGATTTTACTACCGCCGCCAAAACAGCCGTGCCTGGTGTGGTACATATAAAAACAAAAATCAATCCCCGTCAGGTATCTAATGGTAATGGTCTTCAAAGAAAAAGGAGCATTCTCCAGGATCTTTTCGGAGATGAATTTTTCGGTGATGAGTTCCAGGGCGATGGCGGCGGAAGAAGATATTATATTCCCGGCCAGATGGCTTCCGGCTCCGGTGTAGTAATTTCTGATGATGGTTACATCGTAACCAATAATCACGTAGTAGATGATGCGGATGAAATCTCCGTTACCCTTAACAGTAACAGGACCTATAAGGCTAAAGTAATAGGGACAGACCCTAATACGGACCTGGCAGTCATTAAAATAGACGCTAAAGGCCTCCCTTACCTGTTGTACGGTAACTCAGACAATGTAGATATTGGCCAGTGGGTATTGGCGGTAGGTTATCCATTAAACCTGGAAGCCACTGTAACAGCAGGTATTGTGAGTGCCAAAGCCCGTGCCATTGGCATCAACACCCGTCAGCGCAGAACTGCGATCGAATCATTCATTCAAACAGATGCCGCAGTAAACCAGGGAAATAGTGGTGGCGCCCTTATCAATACAGCCGGTGAGCTGATTGGTATTAACTCTGCCATTGCCTCTCCTACCGGTGCTTATGCAGGTTATTCCTATGCGATACCAGTAAATCTCGTCAAGAAAGTAGTAAATGACCTGATGAAGTATGGCAATGTACAACGGGCTTACTTAGGTATCAGCTATGCTGATCCTGCCAGTTATACAGATGAAGACCTGAAACAACAAGGTATTACCAGAGATATGGCCGGTGTGATTGTTTCTGATGTTACACCTGCCGGTGCTGCACAAGCTGCCGGTGTACGTAAAGGGGATGTAATTACCAAAGTAAATGGTGTAGTCACTTCTTCTTTCCCGGAAATGTCTGAACAGATAGGCAGATACAAACCAGGTGACAAAATCACGATCAGCTACCTGAGAAATTCAAAAGAATATACTGTGGATGCGGTTTTAAAGAATCTGGAAGGTAATACGGATATTGTAAAAGGCACGGTACTGGACAAGCTGGGCGCTGACCTGATCTCCCTGAAACAGGAAGATGCTGCCAGACTGGGAGCCAAAGGTGGTGTACTCGTAAATAGTATCAACAGCGGTTTGCTGAAAAGACAAACTACGATGAAACCTGGGTTCATTATTCTCAAGGCAGGTAATACTACAGTTACCTCCATAGCAGACCTCCGGAAAGTACTGGAAAGTCAGAAAAATGTGCAGTTGCTGGGCATTTATAACGGGCAGAGCGGTATGTACTACTATAACCTGAATATGGCAGGTGGAGAAGAATTCTAG
- a CDS encoding LytR/AlgR family response regulator transcription factor, with translation MSNIKAAIVDDEVRNIHILRNILENYCKDVTVVGEAQNINEAAEMIKNNPIDVLFLDIEMPPHNGFQLLEMFPVLNFEVIFITAFQEYALQAIKFAALDYLLKPIKVSEVEDALEKVKKSKKGRLNELASILKDYVKNNDNAFSKIVIPVNDGYNVIDLKDIIYCEAFDSYTKIQLINNVSHLISKSLKEYEEMLSDKGFYRVHKSFLINIHHIVKIIKGLGTAVVMSDQKNIPISSRKKDEFFTQLKGVINL, from the coding sequence ATGAGTAATATTAAAGCTGCGATTGTAGACGATGAGGTCCGCAACATTCATATTCTGCGAAATATCCTGGAAAACTATTGTAAAGACGTTACAGTAGTAGGAGAGGCGCAAAATATCAATGAGGCGGCAGAAATGATTAAGAATAACCCCATAGACGTTTTATTCCTAGACATTGAGATGCCTCCTCATAACGGGTTTCAGTTACTTGAAATGTTTCCCGTTCTTAATTTTGAAGTAATCTTTATTACAGCCTTTCAGGAGTATGCCCTGCAAGCCATTAAATTTGCTGCGCTGGATTATTTGCTCAAGCCGATTAAGGTAAGTGAAGTGGAGGATGCGCTGGAAAAAGTAAAGAAGAGCAAAAAAGGGCGGCTGAATGAACTGGCATCTATTCTGAAAGACTATGTAAAAAACAACGATAACGCATTTTCCAAAATCGTTATCCCGGTGAATGATGGGTATAACGTGATAGATCTGAAAGATATTATTTATTGTGAGGCTTTTGACAGCTATACTAAAATACAGCTCATCAATAACGTATCCCACCTGATTTCCAAATCACTGAAAGAGTATGAAGAAATGTTATCCGATAAAGGGTTTTACCGGGTACATAAGTCCTTTTTGATTAATATCCATCATATTGTTAAGATTATCAAAGGATTGGGTACAGCTGTTGTAATGAGTGATCAGAAGAATATTCCCATTTCCTCCCGTAAAAAAGATGAATTCTTTACCCAGCTGAAAGGGGTAATCAACCTGTAG
- a CDS encoding sensor histidine kinase, with amino-acid sequence MSIIRCILLWMLAFFYLSPQVSAQGLMIRNYNVKDGLANATVYAAAQDRDGFIWFATPTGVSKFDGKRFRNYSKKDGLTDNDIIKLATDSKNKIWFFTLNGKPSFYDNFYVHNENNDSSLEFNSRSHYMQYAFEDGAGHTWFLNSNNRIIQYNGKKTTYDKLGALETDLFYFLRNDSIFRPLQNSFHLTTLNDPNNPLQKIFSVPTSPIDDEVFAARIRKHPVVIIRNTLFSYTAKDAVCFFNGKDWGIKEEISNVCLDNDNLWIGTQRALYYIKDYFKGETKISKLLDNHYITSLLKDRDGNIWITTFGDGVYNIPYKNFYFSYLDNTNGLYSHSIFSIYKDKKTDMLLVGQNAGILNTINKNGAIRQYTLDTAGGRNSILSILPYKDNNLLIGTDNALFQFNTSTEKVTLLKAIKMFKEMDISPSGKIRIAAKNQVITLDDYAISDVETLVTSVACIDDSSYYVGTSNGLYYCTDATRRLIPLTSDSRLKESIKDLKWIDGYLWIGTSDHGIYVMRNNNVIKHMSSANKLASDICQQLYYDGIGRLYVATDRGVSVIDVKDRFIIRNITSNDGLMSDDIRGVYYQEGLLYIATSNGLCYFKDNNLPVDSIPPKVYLNNVRYGDSTYLPRKEFVHLFQRKSSFEAEFGAIVFDLPEMVEYQYNFSGDTTSGWVTTMSNIIPFPDLQPGSYKLLVRARKYKSGWSVPVGINVSILPQWYQQWWARGILILVGVLLILVVLRFIVKRIKQGEKRKTEYNRRIAELEAKALTNQMNPHFIFNSLNSVQHLILEKEEKQALNFLADFATLMRQMLNNSRKSYISLEEEVAFLTRYLELEKIRFAHSFTYHFVMEDELKDYTIYIPPMIIQPIVENAIKHGLAPKTISGHLEIRMEMVDDLLYCSVDDDGIGWDRSNSIKTSRLIKHESTALSVIKERLQIIKSFNGSVGKLEIIDKFKSGFGNKEGTLVEILIPIVKML; translated from the coding sequence ATGTCCATTATCCGCTGTATACTGCTATGGATGCTGGCCTTCTTTTACTTAAGCCCGCAAGTGAGTGCCCAGGGCCTCATGATCCGGAACTATAATGTAAAGGATGGCCTGGCCAATGCTACTGTATACGCTGCTGCCCAGGATAGGGACGGTTTTATATGGTTTGCTACGCCTACAGGGGTCAGCAAGTTTGATGGAAAACGCTTTCGCAACTATTCTAAAAAGGATGGTCTTACCGATAATGATATCATCAAACTGGCTACCGATTCTAAAAACAAAATCTGGTTCTTTACCCTCAATGGTAAGCCCTCCTTCTACGATAATTTTTATGTTCATAACGAGAACAACGATTCGTCTCTGGAATTTAACAGCCGCAGCCATTATATGCAATATGCATTTGAAGATGGTGCCGGCCATACCTGGTTCCTGAACTCCAATAACAGGATCATTCAGTACAATGGAAAAAAGACTACCTATGATAAGCTGGGGGCATTGGAAACAGACCTGTTTTATTTTCTGCGTAATGACAGTATCTTCAGGCCATTGCAGAACAGTTTTCATCTAACCACGCTGAATGACCCTAATAACCCACTACAAAAGATATTTTCCGTACCTACATCCCCGATAGATGATGAGGTGTTTGCTGCCAGAATAAGAAAGCATCCTGTGGTCATTATCCGGAATACCCTTTTTAGCTACACCGCAAAAGATGCTGTATGCTTTTTCAATGGGAAAGATTGGGGAATTAAGGAAGAAATCAGCAACGTTTGCCTGGATAATGATAACCTGTGGATAGGAACACAAAGGGCACTTTATTACATAAAAGACTATTTCAAAGGAGAAACGAAGATCAGCAAGCTGCTGGATAATCACTATATCACCTCCCTATTAAAAGACAGGGACGGCAATATATGGATCACTACTTTTGGTGATGGGGTATATAACATTCCCTATAAGAATTTCTATTTCAGCTACCTGGATAATACCAATGGCCTTTACTCGCACTCCATTTTTAGTATTTACAAGGATAAAAAAACGGATATGCTCCTGGTAGGCCAGAATGCGGGCATCCTGAATACAATCAATAAAAATGGCGCTATCCGCCAATATACCCTGGATACGGCCGGTGGGCGTAATAGCATCCTCAGCATACTGCCCTATAAAGACAATAATCTGCTGATAGGCACAGATAATGCATTGTTTCAGTTCAATACTTCCACAGAAAAAGTGACCTTACTCAAGGCGATTAAAATGTTTAAGGAAATGGATATTTCCCCATCAGGAAAAATCCGGATCGCGGCAAAAAATCAGGTCATCACCCTGGATGATTATGCGATTAGTGATGTGGAAACCCTGGTTACTTCGGTGGCATGTATTGACGATTCTTCTTATTACGTAGGCACAAGCAATGGCCTGTATTATTGCACAGATGCTACTCGCAGACTGATCCCCCTTACATCTGACAGCCGGCTGAAGGAAAGCATTAAGGACCTTAAATGGATTGATGGCTACCTGTGGATAGGAACCAGTGATCATGGCATCTATGTGATGCGCAACAACAATGTTATAAAACATATGTCCTCTGCCAATAAACTGGCCAGCGACATTTGTCAGCAATTGTATTATGATGGCATCGGACGCTTATATGTTGCTACCGACAGGGGAGTATCGGTGATTGATGTAAAAGACCGGTTTATTATCCGGAATATTACCTCAAATGATGGATTGATGTCAGACGATATCCGGGGAGTATATTACCAGGAGGGGCTTTTGTATATAGCCACCTCTAACGGGCTCTGCTACTTTAAAGACAATAATTTACCGGTAGACTCGATTCCTCCCAAGGTATACCTGAACAATGTCCGGTATGGCGACAGCACCTATCTGCCTAGAAAAGAGTTTGTACACCTGTTTCAGCGTAAATCATCTTTTGAAGCAGAGTTTGGCGCTATTGTGTTTGATTTGCCGGAAATGGTGGAATACCAGTATAATTTTTCCGGTGATACGACCAGTGGATGGGTAACCACCATGTCTAATATTATCCCGTTCCCCGATTTACAACCAGGTAGTTATAAGCTGCTGGTCAGGGCCAGGAAATATAAAAGTGGATGGAGTGTGCCGGTAGGTATTAATGTCAGCATCTTACCGCAATGGTATCAGCAATGGTGGGCAAGGGGGATCCTTATCCTGGTAGGAGTGCTGCTTATCCTGGTAGTATTGCGCTTTATTGTAAAAAGAATTAAACAGGGCGAGAAAAGGAAAACCGAGTACAACCGCCGCATTGCAGAGCTGGAGGCAAAAGCGCTTACCAATCAGATGAATCCGCACTTCATCTTTAACTCCCTGAATTCCGTACAGCACCTGATTCTGGAGAAGGAAGAAAAGCAGGCACTTAACTTTTTGGCGGATTTTGCTACCTTAATGCGTCAGATGCTCAATAACTCCCGGAAATCGTATATATCTCTGGAAGAAGAAGTGGCTTTCCTGACCCGATACCTGGAGTTGGAGAAGATAAGGTTTGCACATTCCTTTACTTACCATTTTGTAATGGAAGATGAATTAAAAGATTATACCATATATATTCCACCTATGATCATACAGCCTATAGTGGAAAATGCTATTAAGCATGGCTTAGCCCCCAAAACAATAAGCGGACACCTGGAAATAAGGATGGAAATGGTAGATGACCTGCTATATTGCTCTGTGGATGATGACGGAATTGGCTGGGATCGTTCCAATAGCATTAAGACCAGCCGCTTGATCAAGCACGAATCTACTGCTTTAAGTGTCATTAAGGAAAGGTTGCAGATTATAAAATCTTTTAATGGAAGTGTTGGAAAGTTAGAAATTATTGATAAATTTAAATCTGGTTTCGGCAATAAGGAAGGTACCTTGGTTGAAATCCTGATTCCCATTGTTAAAATGTTATGA
- the proS gene encoding proline--tRNA ligase — protein sequence MSKEITARSEDYSKWYNDLVLKGGLADYSAVRGCMVIKPYGFALWEGMRDVLDSKFKETGHQNAYFPLFIPKSFLSKEAAHVEGFAKECAVVTHYRLMNDPNGGGIVVDPEARLEEELIVRPTSETIIWNTYKDWIQSYRDLPLLINQWANVVRWEMRTRLFLRTAEFLWQEGHTAHATAEEAIAETRQMLEVYADFAENYMALPVIKGVKSPAERFAGAIDTYCIEALMQDGKALQAGTSHFLGQNFAKAFDVQFSNKENKLEYVWATSWGVSTRLVGALVMAHSDDDGLILPPRIAPIQVVIVPIYKGADQKAALDEKVMEIVKALKAAGIRVKYDDNDNSRPGWKFAEYEMKGVPVRIAIGARDLENKAVEVARRDTKEKSSLPLDGLAASIQSLLEEIQQSMYNKAKTYQQEHITPANSFEEFEKLLDEKGGFIAAHWDGTAETEEQIKERTKATIRCIPLNNPQEEGVCILSGKPSKERVLFARAY from the coding sequence ATGAGTAAAGAGATTACAGCCCGTTCGGAAGATTATTCTAAGTGGTATAACGACCTGGTTTTGAAAGGTGGCCTGGCAGATTATTCTGCCGTACGGGGATGTATGGTAATTAAGCCATATGGTTTTGCCTTGTGGGAAGGCATGCGTGATGTATTGGATAGCAAGTTTAAGGAAACCGGTCACCAGAACGCTTATTTTCCACTCTTTATCCCGAAAAGCTTTTTAAGTAAGGAAGCGGCCCACGTAGAAGGGTTTGCAAAAGAATGTGCTGTAGTTACGCATTACCGTTTGATGAATGATCCTAATGGTGGAGGAATTGTAGTAGACCCTGAAGCCAGATTGGAAGAGGAACTGATTGTTCGTCCCACTTCTGAAACGATTATCTGGAATACTTATAAAGACTGGATTCAGTCTTACCGCGATCTGCCCCTGCTGATTAACCAATGGGCCAACGTGGTACGCTGGGAAATGCGTACACGCCTGTTTTTGCGTACAGCTGAATTTCTCTGGCAGGAAGGCCACACTGCCCATGCTACTGCTGAAGAAGCGATTGCAGAAACGAGGCAGATGCTGGAAGTATATGCCGACTTTGCGGAAAACTATATGGCTTTACCGGTAATTAAGGGTGTAAAATCTCCTGCTGAAAGGTTTGCCGGTGCTATTGATACCTATTGTATTGAAGCGTTGATGCAGGATGGTAAAGCTCTGCAAGCAGGCACTTCTCATTTTCTTGGCCAGAATTTTGCGAAAGCTTTTGACGTGCAGTTCTCCAATAAGGAAAATAAACTGGAATATGTTTGGGCTACATCCTGGGGGGTATCTACCCGTCTGGTAGGGGCGCTGGTAATGGCACATAGTGATGACGATGGCTTGATCCTGCCACCCCGGATTGCACCGATACAGGTGGTGATTGTACCTATCTACAAAGGCGCGGATCAAAAAGCAGCGCTGGATGAAAAGGTGATGGAAATAGTGAAGGCACTGAAAGCTGCTGGTATCCGTGTTAAATACGATGATAATGATAATTCCCGTCCAGGCTGGAAATTTGCAGAATATGAAATGAAAGGGGTGCCTGTGCGTATCGCTATCGGTGCCAGGGATCTGGAGAATAAAGCTGTGGAAGTAGCCCGGCGTGATACAAAAGAAAAATCCAGCCTGCCGCTGGACGGATTGGCTGCAAGTATACAAAGCCTGCTGGAAGAAATTCAGCAAAGCATGTATAACAAAGCCAAAACATACCAGCAGGAACATATCACACCGGCAAATTCATTTGAAGAGTTTGAAAAACTTCTCGATGAAAAAGGTGGCTTTATTGCAGCCCATTGGGACGGTACAGCCGAAACGGAAGAACAGATTAAAGAGCGCACTAAAGCGACTATCCGTTGTATTCCTTTGAACAACCCACAGGAAGAAGGTGTTTGTATCTTAAGTGGCAAACCTTCTAAAGAAAGAGTCCTGTTTGCTCGTGCATACTAG